A region from the Fusarium graminearum PH-1 chromosome 4, whole genome shotgun sequence genome encodes:
- a CDS encoding ATP-dependent RNA helicase DBP10, whose protein sequence is MPRRGASPTPSEGEIDIFGSLYPGETDNANGGNGGDDFDFDGLLNNPEPGNDDTDEAFIALQQAASFRKATNLKGRTVKKGGGFQAMGLNNNLLKAITRKGFSVPTPIQRKAIPLILDRKDLVGMARTGSGKTAAFVIPMIEKLRAHSARFGTRALIMSPSRELAIQTLKVVKEFSRGTDLKCVLLVGGDSLEEQFGYMAANPDIVIATPGRFLHLKVEMSLDLSSIKYVVFDEADRLFEMGFAAQLTEILHALPPSRQSLLFSATLPASLVEFARAGLQDPSLVRLDAEQKVSPDLESAFFAVKGAEKEGSLLHILHDVIKMPVGSPEGVNNDSEKGSKKRKRGADGGSGKPTEHSTIIFTATKHHVEYLANLLIYAGFAVSYVYGSLDQTARRIQVEDFRMGKTNILVVTDVAARGIDIPVLANVINFDFPPQPKVFVHRVGRTARAGQRGWSYSLVRDTDAPYLIDLQLFLGKKLVVGQETKNPSFSEDVVVGALKRDPVEGHVEWFNKSLHESEDINALRGVAVKAEKLYLRTRNSAASQSAKRSKELVGSQGWTQLHPLFGEDVDGAEQARVDMLARISGFRPQETIFEIGGRRDKGTTEAAEVMKQLRKRITPRRQTEAKADDDFEGIGDDIPAAAEAGADSDEEEVVMDEMDVDEESDDGLEVTVTNTNSKKGRTDWRDSEVFMSYTPRTFNAAEERGYGVSSGGQDPSNFVEAARGVTMDLTNDENAKSFGEPTRSKMRWDKKSRKYVSRENDEDGSKGAKMIRGESGVKIAASFQSGRFDKWKRANRLGKLPHVGEQVRPGSASHAANLPSGVRYKHKQERAPKEADKYRDDFEVRKKRVDEAREKRVGRFRDGMGSKKELKGREDIRKARIEKEKKRLKNARPTRRK, encoded by the exons ATGCCACGACGCGGCGCCTCACCAACTCCCTCGGAGGGTGAGATTGACATATTCGGATCTCTTTACCCTGGCGAGACCGACAACGCTAATGGCGGGAACGGTGGCGATgacttcgacttcgacgGCCTCTTGAACAACCCAGAACCCGGCAACGATGATACCGATGAGGCCTTCATTGCCTTACAGCAGGCAGCTTCTTTCCGAAAGGCTACCAATCTGAAGGGTAGAACAGTCAAGAAGGGTGGAGGTTTCCAGGCGATGG GTTTAAACAACAATCTCCTAAAGGCTATTACAAGAAAGGGTTTCTCGGTTCCTACCCCCATTCAACGAAAAGCTATCCCTTTGATTCTAGACAGAAAGGATTTGGTCGGTATGGCCCGGACAGGTTCAGGAAAAACTGCCGCCTTCGTTATTCCCATGATCGAAAAGTTACGCGCCCACAGCGCTAGGTTCGGAACACGAGCGCTTATCATGTCACCATCTCGAGAACTTGCGATCCAGACTTTaaaggttgtcaaggagtTCAGTCGAGGAACCGACTTGAAGTGCGTCCTTTTGGTTGGTGGTGACAGCCTGGAAGAGCAATTCGGATACATGGCCGCCAACCCCGATATCGTGATCGCAACACCCGGTCGATTCCTCCATTTGAAGGTCGAGATGTCTTTGGACTTGTCATCTATTAAATACGTGGTTTTTGATGAGGCTGATCGTCTTTTCGAAATGGGTTTCGCAGCGCAATTGACTGAAATTCTTCATGCGCTGCCCCCTTCAAGACAAAgtttgctcttctccgcCACGCTACCAGCGTCTTTGGTCGAATTCGCTCGCGCCGGTTTACAAGATCCCAGTCTTGTGCGACTTGATGCTGAGCAAAAGGTTTCACCTGATCTCGAGAGTGCGTTCTTCGCTGTCAAGGGTGCTGAAAAGGAGGGATCATTGCTGCATATTCTCCATGATGTGATCAAGATGCCAGTTGGCTCCCCTGAGGGCGTCAACAACGATTCCGAGAAGGgatcaaagaagagaaaacGTGGCGCTGATGGTGGTAGTGGCAAGCCCACAGAACATTCGACCATTATTTTCACAGCCACCAAGCATCACGTTGAGTACCTCGCAAACTTGCTTATCTACGCCGGATTTGCGGTCTCTTATGTCTACGGTTCGCTCGATCAGACCGCTAGACGAATTCAAGTCGAAGATTTCCGAATGGGCAAGACAAATATTCTTGTTGTCACTGATGTTGCTGCGCGTGGTATCGATATTCCCGTTCTTGCCAATGTCATCAACTTTGACTTTCCTCCCCAACCAAAGGTCTTTGTGCACAGAGTTGGTCGTACCGCTCGTGCTGGCCAACGGGGTTGGAGTTACAGTCTTGTGAGAGATACCGATGCTCCCTATCTCATCGATCTTCAGCTGTTCCTAggcaagaagcttgtcgtAGGTCAGGAGACAAAGAATCCATCCTTTTCGGAGgatgtggttgttggtgccCTAAAACGAGACCCCGTCGAAGGTCATGTAGAGTGGTTCAACAAGTCTTTACATGAGAGCGAGGATATTAATGCGCTACGTGGAGTCGCTGTCAAAGCCGAGAAGCTCTACTTGAGAACCAGGAATTCAGCTGCCAGCCAAAGTGCAAAGCGTTCAAAGGAGCTGGTAGGATCTCAGGGGTGGACACAACTTCACCCGCTGTTCggtgaagatgttgatggagctgaACAAGCGCGTGTTGACATGTTGGCAAGAATTAGTGGCTTCAGACCTCAAGAAACTATTTTCGAAATTGGTGGTCGCCGTGATAAGGGCACCACTGAGGCTGCCGAGGTGATGAAGCAACTAAGAAAGAGAATCACACCACGAAGACAGACTGAGGCAAAGGCAGACGACGACTTCGAAGGAATTGGCGATGATATACCAGCGGCCGCCGAAGCGGGTGCCGATtctgatgaggaagaggtggtgatggatgagatggacgTGGATGAGGAGTCAGACGATGGTTTGGAAGTCACTGTCACCAACACGAACTCTAAAAAGGGACGAACAGACTGGCGCGACTCGGAAGTCTTCATGTCTTATACGCCCCGAACATTCAACGCTGCCGAGGAGCGTGGTTACGGTGTCTCATCTGGTGGTCAGGATCCTTCCAACTTTGTGGAGGCTGCCCGTGGCGTCACCATGGATCTCACCAATGACGAGAATGCCAAGAGCTTTGGTGAACCAACCCGTTCCAAGATGCGTTGGGACAAGAAGTCCAGGAAGTACGTTTCTCGAGAGAACGACGAGGACGGCTCCAAGGGCGCAAAGATGATCCGCGGAGAGAGTGGTGTCAAAATCGCAGCCAGCTTCCAAAGCGGCCGCTTCGACAAGTGGAAGCGTGCCAACCGCCTCGGCAAGCTTCCTCACGTCGGCGAGCAAGTACGTCCAGGTTCTGCCAGCCATGCCGCCAACCTCCCCTCGGGAGTACGCTACAAGCACAAGCAGGAGAGGGCACCCAAAGAGGCAGACAAGTACCGCGACGACTTCGAGGTTCGCAAGAAGCGTGTCGACGAGGCAAGAGAGAAGCGCGTGGGACGTTTCAGAGATGGTATGGGCAGCAAGAAGGAACTCAAGGGCAGAGAGGATATCCGCAAGGCGAGaatcgagaaggagaaaaagaggcTCAAGAACGCCCGACCAACCAGGAGAAAGTAA